Sequence from the Castanea sativa cultivar Marrone di Chiusa Pesio chromosome 12, ASM4071231v1 genome:
agtgtttatttagtaaaaaaattataaacaatttaatagttataaacttataatctaataataaaaaacatttgcTAGTTATTATACTAGAGGCGAGGAGCAAAGGTTTGAACTCACTGGTGGCTCtacttatataaataattattttaaattaatatgttcTGGGACCATCTTgacttgaaaaatattgtgtgtgtgtgtatatatatatatatatatatatatatatacacttaaaaaaaaacatattatttactaaattaacctattttgaccaccctaataaaaatgttgaacattTTTACTTGAGAGTCATAAGAATTTGAgttgaataaatataaaagtaatgatacatccacaacattttcacaataaatcttatgtgGTAAGctattactaattctaattcaAGTTCAATATTGACAtgttttacccaccaataataggctaacaatttttttgcataagatttattatcaaattattgtggtcactttattattcttatatcagtattttcaatttgcaCCTTATCTTTTATTagtctatttttttcttattctctttgttgatacaaaaatttgtaatatttcatgtatttgcatgtttttttttagtgatattgatatattcaagttatctctttattaaattttgttaatgaccaccctaaaaaaaatttataaagccGCCACTGTTTGAACTCgtctttatttgttatttgtgttaGAATTGtgtgattaaataattaaatttaccctATCtcaataatttaagtttttgagaCAATCAATAATTTAGCAATTTATACTATAAAATTcttgataaaatattttctttcttaatatgATCATTTTATTGATCGTGTTTGTTTTATAATAGAAGTCACCATGTGCGTGTTGAGCATTAttgtaaaagttaaaaaaaacaaaacaaaaaacaaagacatgattgtaaaaagaaaatgttgcaaaattttaattgaaaaaaaaactctaactttttttatggtggttttaaaatatttggacattgaaataggttttttttttttttttgaactcctgaaaattccaaatgttaactttaaaattcttaaaacatcttttttttttatatatatacaagatagaattctactctagcctaatttaagtgtatatgtgtgtgaatccctcttgaagacttgaaccccggtccttgccccccccacaccccacaccccataagcacttatacttatagagtgaatCGCACCAAGGGTATGTGGTGGTCatcttttttgttataatgCCTAAAACACACtaaatttttcattcaatcGTATAAAACAATTCAttatccatcttcttcttttttatgaacATTTAATTGCCATGAGTGCCACGAGTTTAGCAAAGCTCCGAATTGGTGAAGCCATTTTTTGGTAATATCAATCACTAAAAAAAGGCTAGAAGCCAAACAAAGAAACCATTCATTGACTCGAgactataaaaaataacaaaaaaaaaaaaaaaaaaggaatggcaCGTTCAAAAAAGTCACGCGTAACAAAATTGAAAGGAAATTTTGACTAATAATAATACTACTAAATGCATATAATTTTCTACCAATAATACTAGTAAATGAACACTTTGTCATAATTGTCCTACaaaatttatagtaaataataaaaaaaattaactagtttatataataatattaaacaaTTAATCACAGTTTGCCACATAAGACAATTACGCAAAAACTGCTCGAGCCGGAGTAATATAAACccgagaggtgctacgtccacaatatttttacaacaaatcataggtggttagttgttattagttcaaatttgaacctaacactaagattacttttttgccccaacaataacaaccagtaacatcctgccacttaaaatttgttgtaaaaatattgtggacatatcatttctcatataaaCCCGCCACGCCACGTGTATGACAAAAAAGCTAGGGCTTAGAAATACTTCTTGTCAAATTTGATACGtataaaaaaaaggcaataatCGCATGGCCTGTGGCACACCACGCTCTTTTTCTCAGCCACCTCTTCTCGAATATTCTTCTCTTCCTAGAAATTTcagcaactctctctctctttctctctcttttaaagCCTTTCTCTTAAAAACCTTTCCTTTTCACTTCAACTTTCTTGGCTTCCAGTAGAAGAAccgaaaagagagagagagagagagagaaatggcaTCGTTTTCTGAAGCTCCACCTGGCGATCCAAAGGTCGGAGAGAAGATCTTCAAAACCAAGTGCGCTCAGTGCCACACCGTTGACAAAGGCGCTGGTCACAAGCAaggtatttttttgtttatttattttatacattcGATTTGGTTGTGGCGTGTTTGGATCTGAGtgataaattgaaattcaaagttTGTGACTTTAGCTCATGTATATTGGATTTTTGTTGTGTGGTTTTTGATCTGTTGAGATCTGTTTGGGTTGAAtgaactgtttttttttttttttttttaattatgaggATGTTGTTGAAATGAAATTTGCTTAGATCTGACTGGTTTTGATCCGAGTGATCTGTTTGGCTGCTTAGaaagttgaagaaaaaaataaaaaagaagaaattttttttttttttaaatttctgtaATGTTATTCTCTGAATAGAAACAGTTTTTTGAGCtggaatttatttttgaagGCTGTTTAGTGATATGGGAATTATTAAGTAgtcttaaaaatataattttgaaaagaaaaaaaaaaaaagtaagattgATTTTTTGTAACATGAGAAAGGTTTATTGTGTAAATTATGAATACCCAACAAAAATTGGTAGCTTAAAGGTGGCTACTTTCGCCTGTTGATGCGGGATGTTTATCAATCTTTGGACATGAGATTAATGATTAAACTCATTGTGTTTTGTTGTTATacatattttatgttataacTTAAGGATATGTCACTTTATGGGTGTGTAAAACTTTAGACTTTGAGTGATTCTTACCTGCAAAATTTACTTGTTGGCGGGTCAGCTTTAGATGCCAATTTTAAAAGATATGGACTGTTTTCCACATTTATAGCTAGAAatgaattatgaaattatttggatttttaattaAGAAGTTTGCCTTGGTTGTTGTTTGATTTGTTGTTTAATGAGAAATTTCATGTCCAATTTCAAGTTTTGctaaaattcacaatattttgcTATTTCAAGGATTTCATTACTAGGTTGGGCAATGATTTAAATTGTACAACAAACAAACTATCTTtggctttttctttctttagatGATTGCTCTGAGAAAAGTAAGGTGCCTTATGGATATAACTTCATGCAGATGCACTTGTTAGTTTATTAATAAGTTTTGTAAATATGCTTTAGAATTTTTTGTGCTAACTTCTTTTTGAAAGCTTTTGTGATCACTACTCTCTCGAAAGTTTTGGAGTTGTGTATAAAAACTGTTCTAAATTTTCAGGTCCCAATCTGAATGGCTTGTTCGGAAGGCAGTCTGGTACAACTCCTGGGTACTCCTATTCAGCTGCTAACAAGAACATGGCTGTGAATTGGGAGGAAAAGACATTGTATGATTACTTGCTGAACCCCAAAAAGGTATGAATCAACTCAATATAAAAGACACTGGCATAATGTTAGAAAATGCAATGATCACCTTGCATGTGTGTGTATGCAATAGAGAGAGTAAACTGAAGATAGTTTATCTACTTTGGGAATACCGCCTTGTATGTTTTAGAGAGCGGTTTTTCATTGGTGCAAGTATATGCATTTGTGTGTGATAAATTCTTTTGGTGCGAGTATATGCATTGAAGTGTTTTGTTGTAACTTTGATAAAACAAACATGGCctaattcttttgttttttgttttgtttgtgcaGTACATTCCTGGGACTAAGATGGTATTCCCCGGGCTGAAGAAGCCACAGGATCGGGCTGACCTCATTTCATATTTGAAGCAGTCTACTGCATCTTAAATACTCCCAGACTTTTTAGTTCCCCAATTCCATTTTGCAGTTGTTGGAGATTCACACAGTGCGGATAAAAGCACAATTTTTTACCAATAAATTAGACTATTTAGGTCTGCAATGCTCGTTTGTTTGTTGAGCTTTGCCTAGTCATTGCGTCCGAAGGAAGAGGTTGCTGTAATTGGCAAACGTAACATTCATTTCAGTTAGCTTTTCATGAATATTTCCCGATAGACTGTTGGGctaatgataattttattttgattcttgATAATGTTCGTCTGGGCTTAAGGATTTAGTTTCTGATGTCATTTCCCTTGAACTGAAAATGTTGGAACTGAAAGTGATGATAAGAATGAACATGTGGTTGGGTGCTTCTTGGTATCATGCCCTTTTTCCAAAAAGGCCCTACGTTCTAGATGATGAAACTTTGCCTTATGTGTATATATTCTGCGAAGTGGGTCATATGGTTGGAGCGAGCAAAACTCGTTCttggggaattttttttaactctatttGGATGGGTTTAGacaaaattttctctcttcgAGCTCTCAGATCAATGGTTGTCAAATTAATTTATGGATAACCTTagacaaaattttatcaatggtTTTTCTATGCTTTCTTACTGTCCATGATAACAAAGATGGTAGGAggaaacaaaaacttgaaattgaaaTGATTTCATAAGTTTAGAACTTTAGATAATCTAATTAAAAAGTTGCAAACTAATCtggatttttatatataatttatcgttttttaaataaaatgagtCTACACAACCATGCAAAACACACACATGGTAACTGAATAATCgacatgtatatattttttttgcatgCATCCTTAATTCACTAGTTATAAAGACCCTTTTAAAAGagtctaattatatatatatatatatatatatttgtatgtatgtatcCTTAATTCACTAGTTATAAAGACCCTTTTAAAAGAGAGTCTAATCTCGCTAAAGggttattacaaatttacacaaACGAGATACTACTGGGTTGCTACTTGAGAGTTGAGTAGAATCTAAATGCTTTGATTAAGGTAATATCATACCATTTGAATCTTTGATCCTCTCAGTTTTTAAGGAGATTATAATGCTTGTATTAGCAGACCTTTGTGAAATGATTTGCTGTAGGCTATGATTGCAAATTAAGCTAGAACCTCTAGTAAAGAAAACAACTGGAAATATATACTAAAGCTTTGGCAAATCTCAGAAAATAAACAACCAACATTGTATGCTTATCATTATTTCTGACTCTCCATTAACAACCTCCACCCCAAGAAAACACCCCCTACCCCTCAAACACCCACAAAGAAAAAGGGGCAATAACTGAGAAAAGGCCGAAGTCATGGAAAAGGTTGCTCATCGTGGAGGAGGTTGTCATCATTTGATTTTCCAACATCAGATTCAAGGTTGAGGTTGGAATGGCCGGCGGAGACCTGGTATCTGCAAAACATTTAAAAAGAAGATTTGAGTGCTAAACTGAAGAATAACTAATAAGTTAAAACTGACAGATTATTGTTCATTGTCCTAATTTCCTGTGCCAGGTTAGACATCTAATTCCAAAGACAACCTAGATGACAAAATAGAATTGTAGAATACTATCTTCAGATCATGCACAATGCTGCACCAGCACATTATGTAATTTCTTGCCAAGTTTGCGCCAAAAAAAGGACTTGTATGGAAAAATACAGAGCGCATAATGAGAAGTTGGAAACATTTCCTAGCAAGGCATGGAATAGATTATAGATGACAATCAGGAGTGTAACAATAGGCCTAAGGTAAGCCCCTCAACAAATAAGGCAAGTGTCTCACAAGAACcaacaactcttttttttttcaaccccTCAAGGTATGGGCCAGTGGGACACCCCTGAGGAGTAAAACCCCGAATGCTTACACACCTCCACTGAGCAGGCATCGGGGTATATCATGAAATGCCTTAGCTAAGAGTCAAACTAGAGACTTTTGGGATTACAGTTAGTCTAGGCACTCTCCACTGAGGCACTCCGGGTGGGGGCTCACAAGAATCAAAAACTTTGGAGTTGGAAGCCTTAAATAGACATGCCAAGCCCCATGGCATTACACCAAGCATTGCTTCTACACGtgaaactttttattattattattggcaagttacacacacacccaatgactcttgaacccacaacctcaccctccaccaaGAACTTTTAGGTGGAGGAGGTAGGCTCATTGGTGCTTCTACACATGAAACCTTAAAGTCAATGATCTCTAAGGTGGAATGCACAACTCAGGTTTTGaggaaattaaacaaaaaaactaattcCTACAGAATACCAGAATCCCTTTCCTAGATATCATATTAAGGAACAGAATATGGATACCAACCTCAACTCCATGAGGTCCTATACGGTTGCGAGAGATAAAATTCAGTACCAGAGTAGCAAATTCTTCAGGTACATCTTCCTGCAACAATGTGcaaaataaaagttaaacaactttcagaaaaaagagagaaaaacaaaaagaaatgcaccatgaaaaaataactaatatggACCTGTATTGCATGCCCAGTATGTCTAACAACCACCATTTGAAACTTGCCTTGCATTTGACCAATTGTGAGAGCTCTGTCACAAAACAATACAAAGAATTCCTTAGAAAATCAACCAGACCAATTTCAATTTTATGAGACCAGCCAGAAAGTTGTTAAAACGGTACAATAACTGAGATAAAATACTGATGATCTTGTTAAACTTCAATAGCTTATATAAGGCTAGTTTAGCGGAAAGAACCTGTCCAGTCTGTCTGTTCCAGCTAACAGCAATAACTTTGGGGCAGTACATGACAGATATTTTTCTGAAAGGCCTTCATACCTGTATGTAAATAATTTCAGTAGTTGAATTGATGTGAAAATGCCTTACGTAACAAAAGCTACCATTGTTACATGCATGGATGTAGCATTAGGACAGTTAAACCACAGTATCCAAGAATGCAAAATGAGACAATCCATCTCATATACACACTGAAAAATTAGGTATCAAATCTAATAACCACAAGCACCGAATTAGGCATGATCACTAGGTATGttataaaatactaataataatcaTACCAGCCCCTCCAATATTGTTCTGTCTCTACAAGACGAGCTCGGTGAGTATAACTGCAGCACAAAATTAGAACAATGCCTGTTAGGTGCTGCACCACAGTCTACGCTGACTAAACCATGATAGGCCCAACTGGTCATGTAAATGGATAAAATTGTGGAATCCAGGATACTTGAAAATATTCACAACATAAAATGTATAGTTACATTACAGAAGCATTTACCATTTCTTTGAATCATCATACTTCAATGTAGCAGGGATGGATACACGGGCTGAATCCACGTTTCTCAAAGAGCCTCCTTTTATGCTCCATTCAATCTACAAACAAATCTTTCAATTCATTATGACTGCCATACTTCAGCAGTGAAAATAGGCtaacacaaaaaaatatcaCTTCAACTTAGAAACTGCTACTCCAACATTGTGTGAAAAATAATGTTGGCCCATGAGGCGTCAGATTAGGGCATCACCAATCTAAGATTTCTACATACAATTTCTAGAAAAAGTAGTTCAAGACTTGATTTGTTCATCCTCCAGattcaattttttgatttttttttttaaattaataagtaaaatttaatttacaaAGCTAAGATATCCTCTCGCCTGCTTTGCCCCACCTGTCATTTGTCAAAGACAAGCAAAGCAACAATGAACAAGCAAAGATATGATTTCTCTTGCACCATGCTCGTACAGTCTGAGATATAAGTGCATAACAGACTATGAATTTAGGTGCAAAATTTTCTAATGTATAGACCACAGCTAAAAAAGATGtcaaaaattattgtttgactTTCAAGGGATAAAcccataaagaaaaaattatggcTTGTGGATTAAACTTCTACAGCTACACACAGTCTCCACCATAAACCAAGTAACATAGAATACTAACCCCAAGGGGTACCACAATTGGCTACGGACCAGGCATCATGAAGCGGAAATCACCAGTTTAAATTTCCATTTCCCCTTCCCTTGGGGTCAAAActcacttacccaaaaagaaaaagaaaagacaagaaaagTAACATAAAAAACTAGACAAGAGGTACCGCTTTTTCAATGCTTGAAAAATGCTGCATCCGGCTTGATAAGATTTTCTGCATATGAATCAATGAAGCCATAGCTGTTCCCTGAAAATTTTGTGATTGTCAACATAGCTTCAATGTGCCACTGATAAGAAAATAATCACAGGCAGCGGCGACAAGGTCATATTGTAGAAAGCAACCTCCACAACATCCACAACAATAAGTCCAGCCAAGCTCGGCAATGATTTCTTTGCAGCAACATGCACGGCGACTGAGCCTCCCATGCTGTATAATGGTTAAGTTAGTCAGATCAATGATAATAATTAGTTAATGTAGCAAAGGAAGTAAAGTGTAATCAAACAGAAGAATTAACTaagatttttaagttttgttaatgaaaacaaagcaaaataaGAGTACATAAGCGTCACAAATACTCTCCACTCTCCGAAGGGTAATCTTAAGAGAAATGTAAAAGTCTACATTCACTATTAAAATGACAGCATATAAAAGCTAAGCAAATTATGCAAATTCATATTCTGCAAGCAACCAATAAAGATTGTAATACTACtgatccaaaaataaaaattgtaaccCATCAATTGAATTGTTCCATAAATCTCCTATCTCCAACAAAACCTTACAAACCCTCCCTTATGCTTTATTCAATAAAACTTGTTGGAAAACCTTCTATCAACACCAAAACATCCATCCTGTAATAATATCTCTTTACCAATTTACATAGTTCAATTACTCTTCATTCCaccatattttagtatttaataaACATTTATTTAACACCTCCTTACCCAACccctgaaaattttaaaatttcccTTTTTTCCCCCTCTCTAAAAAGACTAATTACCCCCTTCTCTGAACTAACCCTCTACACAAAACTATCACTAAAACATGATTCCATTTTATTCCTAAGAACATGAAATGACATCACCAAGCTATCACTATTACATGAAATTGTACATAACACCCTCTCCCTATCTTTTCTTGTATGTGTCCATATACTTTATATGGATTAATTGCTTatacaaaactaaaattttaactttatacTATTAGGAAAATACTAATACATCTTACTGAAGAAAAAGCAATCAGACCAAAGGCATTGAACACTTTTGACTTGTAACTAAATTGTCACTTCATCAATGTACCCATGTATGTAAACATCCCCCCCACCCCCTCTCCTTTCTAAAAGGATTTCTGCTAACCAAGAGAACTATAAAATACAAGAACATTAGATGGAAGGAGCTCAACCTGTGGCCAACAAGTACAATTGCAGGGGGTGAATCTCCATACATTTCTTTCACCACAGCCACAACATCATCGCACATAGTCTGCAAATATGAAAAGTACCGATTTTCATGAGTAGACTatgacaaaaatatatatatatatatatatatata
This genomic interval carries:
- the LOC142618788 gene encoding uncharacterized protein LOC142618788; amino-acid sequence: MDSSNLTTLSEEETSGSEDQHQQQQPGSAFASIPIRPPTPSSLQKYAPLDWSAYFDREDDIRIKDTENVFHVYMAGTEGPVVFCLHGGGYSGLSFALATSIIKEKARVVAMDMRGHGKSSAENELDLSIETMCDDVVAVVKEMYGDSPPAIVLVGHSMGGSVAVHVAAKKSLPSLAGLIVVDVVEGTAMASLIHMQKILSSRMQHFSSIEKAIEWSIKGGSLRNVDSARVSIPATLKYDDSKKCYTHRARLVETEQYWRGWYEGLSEKYLSCTAPKLLLLAGTDRLDRALTIGQMQGKFQMVVVRHTGHAIQEDVPEEFATLVLNFISRNRIGPHGVEIPGLRRPFQPQP
- the LOC142620896 gene encoding cytochrome c-like, with amino-acid sequence MASFSEAPPGDPKVGEKIFKTKCAQCHTVDKGAGHKQGPNLNGLFGRQSGTTPGYSYSAANKNMAVNWEEKTLYDYLLNPKKYIPGTKMVFPGLKKPQDRADLISYLKQSTAS